A region from the Salvelinus fontinalis isolate EN_2023a chromosome 23, ASM2944872v1, whole genome shotgun sequence genome encodes:
- the LOC129820687 gene encoding uncharacterized protein C21orf62-like, giving the protein MSLNRASSCRRPPALLPWLLWTLWVLLLPTTVASTTGPGNSTLLFNSAAHGNSLRKCSCSTHIQDCDEALANLLCSCRTMSHSELTPGGLREQGSLTMWLREPWVLTELLNGSVVPDLRLSYCGPGSLAIPTQYLALFGLRRLRVHIAAQGAPHPEQVLTIASGTEDIEGMGSLASTDPSSSILHVSFLDVALLNGLSSLKAYSVSAPPMPTLSKYFPYLPLYPSTALDQPLYPSTPLDQPPDPQQDCLFTFIY; this is encoded by the coding sequence ATGTCTCTAAACAGGGCCTCCTCTTGTCGCCGCCCTCCTGCCCTGTTGCCGTGGCTACTGTGGACTCTGTGGGTTCTACTCCTCCCCACGACCGTCGCCTCGACCACGGGCCCCGGCAACAGCACCCTGCTCTTCAACAGTGCCGCCCACGGCAACAGCCTGCGGAAATGCAGCTGCTCCACCCACATTCAGGACTGTGACGAGGCGTTGGCAAACCTGCTGTGCAGCTGCCGCACCATGTCGCACTCAGAGCTGACCCCTGGGGGCCTGAGGGAGCAGGGCAGCTTGACCATGTGGCTCAGAGAGCCCTGGGTCCTCACAGAGCTACTGAATGGGAGCGTGGTGCCAGACCTGCGCCTGTCCTACTGTGGACCCGGGTCCCTGGCCATCCCCACCCAGTACCTGGCCCTGTTCGGTCTCCGTAGGCTGAGGGTCCACATCGCTGCCCAGGGTGCCCCACACCCGGAGCAAGTCCTCACAATCGCCTCTGGGACTGAGGATATAGAGGGTATGGGGTCCCTAGCCTCCACTGACCCCTCGTCTTCTATCCTTCATGTATCCTTCCTGGATGTAGCACTGCTTAATGGCTTGTCGTCCCTAAAGGCCTACAGTGTGAGCGCCCCTCCCATGCCCACCCTCTCCAAGTACTTCCCCTACCTGCCCCTGTACCCCTCCACCGCCTTGGACCAGCCCctgtacccctccacccctctggaCCAGCCCCCAGATCCCCAACAGGACTGCCTCTTCACCTTCATCTACTAG